The genomic window CCGGCGCGACTTTCCCGGTGATCGAAGCACCGTTGTTCACCCGTCTCTGGAACGCGCTGCTACCGCTCACCGCCTATGTGCAGGTGCAGATGCAGCAGTTGTTCATGGGCTCACCTTGGCAGCTGTCGCTGCGCCCACTGGTGATCCTGCTGTTGATGACGCTATTGGCGGGCGGACTCGGCGCAGCCTTGCTGCTGCGCTTGTCACGGCAACCGCAGGTGCGCGCATGAGTGCTTTCACCGCCAGCTTCCGGCGCACGCTGCAGGCGATGTTCGCCGACCCGGCGGCGCGCGCGGTGATGATAGGTGCGGTGCTGCTGTATTCGTTCTTCTACCCGGCGGCCTACCGTCACCAGGTTGCCAGCGACCTGCCGATCGCGGTGGTGGATGACGACCACAGCGCGACCAGCCGCGATCTGATCCGCCACGTGGATGCGCTGCGTGCGGTGCGCGTGGTCAGCCAGCCAACCGATCTGGGCCAGGCCCGGCAGCAATTGCTGGCTGGCGAGGTGGATGGCATCGTGCTGATCCCGCAGCGGCTGGAGCGCGACATTCTGCGCGGTGGCAGCGGCCAACTGGTCTTGCTGGGCAACGGCGCCTACCTGAGCCGGGCCAGCGCCATCCTCAGTGGTCTTGCCGAAGGCATCACCGCTTTCGGTGGCGAGCAGGCGCGGCGCCAGGCCGCCTTCATGGGTGCACCGCAGGCGCCACCGCTGCAACTGGTGCAGCGGCCGCTCTACAACACCCGTGAAGGCTATGGCAGCAGCGTGGTGCCGGGGGTATCGGAACTGATCGTGCACCAGACCCTGCTGCTCGGCATCGGCGTTCTCTTAGGCAGTCGCCGTGCGCAGTTGGGCCGGCGCCTGCACTTCGACCTGCCGACCCTGTCAGGTATGGCCGTGGCGTTCGCGATGGTGGCACTGTGCGGGCTGCTGTACTACGTCGGTTTCACCGCCTGGGCGCAGGATTATCCGCGTGGCGGCAACATCCCCGGCCTGTTGTTGGCCGTGCTGTTGTTCGCGCTGGCGACGGTGCCGTTCGGGATGTTCATCGCCAGCTTCTTCGATACCCGTGAGCGCGCCTTCCAATACATCACGGCGGTGTCGATCCCGCTGTTCTTCCTGTCCAACCTGTCGTGGCCGGCCTTGGCGTCGCCACCGGCCCTGGTGGCGCTGGCCAAGTTGTTGCCCACCACCGCCGGCATCAATGCCATCGTCCGCACCCAGCAACTGGGTGCGCGCGTGCCGGAAATTGGCGGCGAGCTGCTCAATCTGCTGTTGCTGGCAGTGCTGTACAGCGGCCTGATGCTGTGGCGGCTGGCTGGCAGGCGGCAGCACTGAACGCAGCGGCGGCTGCTAGCATCGGCGCATGGATTCCCTCAGCCAGATCGTTCTCGGCGGCGCCATTGCCGCCGCCATCACTCCCGCCGGCCATCGCCGCGCGGCCCTGCTCGCCGGCGCAGGGCTGGCCACTTTGCCGGATCTGGACGGGCTGCTGATCATGGCCTTCACCGACAACCCGGTGAGCCTGATGACCGTGCATCGCAGCTTCAGCCATTCGCTGTTCGTGCTGCCCTTGCTGGGCACGCTGATCTGGTGGCTGTACAAGCGCTTCGGCCATGGCCGGGTTGCGCAGGCGC from Stenotrophomonas nitritireducens includes these protein-coding regions:
- a CDS encoding ABC transporter permease, with the translated sequence MSAFTASFRRTLQAMFADPAARAVMIGAVLLYSFFYPAAYRHQVASDLPIAVVDDDHSATSRDLIRHVDALRAVRVVSQPTDLGQARQQLLAGEVDGIVLIPQRLERDILRGGSGQLVLLGNGAYLSRASAILSGLAEGITAFGGEQARRQAAFMGAPQAPPLQLVQRPLYNTREGYGSSVVPGVSELIVHQTLLLGIGVLLGSRRAQLGRRLHFDLPTLSGMAVAFAMVALCGLLYYVGFTAWAQDYPRGGNIPGLLLAVLLFALATVPFGMFIASFFDTRERAFQYITAVSIPLFFLSNLSWPALASPPALVALAKLLPTTAGINAIVRTQQLGARVPEIGGELLNLLLLAVLYSGLMLWRLAGRRQH